The Setaria italica strain Yugu1 chromosome IX, Setaria_italica_v2.0, whole genome shotgun sequence genome has a window encoding:
- the LOC101758252 gene encoding cytochrome c oxidase assembly protein COX19, with translation MSAGGAFGGNRGVRPVPPEKGVFPLDHLHECDFEKKDYLACLKSTGFQSEKCRQFSKKYLECRMERNLMAKQDMSELGFRNVYEVDTAPDKNDKLESPPNEPKEKKIAA, from the exons ATGAGTGCCG GTGGTGCTTTTGGTGGAAATAGGGGGGTGAGGCCTGTACCTCCCGAGAAAGGTGTATTCCCATTGGATCACTTGCATGAGTGTGACTTC GAGAAGAAAGACTATCTTGCCTGCCTGAAATCTACAGGATTCCAGTCTGAAAAATGCCGGCAGTTCTCAAAGAAGTATCTGGAATGTCGGATGGAGAG AAACTTGATGGCGAAGCAAGATATGTCAGAGCTTGGGTTCAGAAATGTGTACGAAGTGGACACAGCTCCTGACAAGAACGACAAACTGGAGAGCCCTCCTAATGAGccaaaggagaaaaaaatagcTGCTTGA
- the LOC101756101 gene encoding cell division cycle protein 48 homolog, whose product MSPPPPQLPHPVPRETVAGAVASLTKWMKKRAAEGTPNLLADERDDLVVLQLSLRRVPASPTTRPRLLPLPHPVVAHDGASVCFISDDRPNSRSPSASGLLDASKSLHRLPVSEVIPLSTLRTDYRPYESRRRLAASHDLFIADRAILPLLPRVLGKAFYSTKKAPIGVDFTRVGWPEQVRKVLGSAFLYLRSGTCSGIKVGRLDMEEEEIVENVMAAVVAAKRAANRLVVEEATTDENSVCNLHPATMEELSIFSGDIILLKGKRRRDTICMAVPDEECGENKIRINKVVRSNLRVRLADVVSVHQCHDARYGAAVHVLPLDDTVEGITGDLVQAYLKPYFDDAYRPVRKGDLFLVRGGMRSVDFKVVDIKPAAEYCIVANNTEIVCEGEPVKREDEERLDDVGYDDVGGMRKQLAQIRELVELPLRHPQLFKSIGVKPPKGILLYGPPGSGKTLIARVVANETGAFFFCINGPEIMSKMAGESESNLRKAFEEAEKNAPSIVFIDEIDSIAPNRDKTHGEVERRIVSQLLTLMDGLKARAHVIVMGATNRPNSIDPALRRFGRFDREIDIGVPDEVGRLEVLRIHTRNMKLTENVDLEVVAKDTHGYVGADLAALCTEAALQCIREKMDVIDLDDETIDAEILNSMAITNDHLKTALAGTNPSALRETMVEVPNVSWADIGGLEGVKRELQETVQYPVEHPDKFEMFGMSPSKGVLFYGPPGCGKTLLAKAIANECQANFISVKGPELLTKWFGESEANVREIFDKARQSAPCVLFFDELDSIATQRGGSVGDAGGAGDRVLNQMLTEMDGMNAKKTVFVIGATNRPDIIDPALLRPGRLDQLIYIPLPDEASRHQIFKACLRKSPVAKDVDLGALAKFTAGFSGADITEICQRACKYAIREDIEKEIERERQARPEDMAVDGAEDEEPAQIKAVHFEESMRFARRSVSDADVRKYQAFAQTLQQSRGFGSEFRFSKQPQAAEAAATADADAEDDLYS is encoded by the exons atgtcgccgccgccgccgcagctgccaCACCCGGTGCCCCGCGAGACGgtggccggcgccgtcgcctcccTGACCAAGTGGATGAAGAAGCGCGCCGCGGAGGGAACCCCGAATCTCCTCGCCGACGAGCGCGAcgacctcgtcgtcctccagcTCTCCCTCCGCCGCGTCCCCGCGTCGCCCACGACCAGGCCACGCCTGCTCCCGCTGCCGCACCCCGTCGTCGCGCACGACGGCGCCTCCGTCTGCTTCATATCCGACGACCGCCCCAACTCGCGGTCCCCGTCCGCCTCCGGCCTCCTCGATGCGTCCAAGTCGCTCCACCGCCTCCCCGTCTCAGAGGTCATCCCGCTCTCCACGCTCCGCACAGATTACCGCCCGTACGAGTCGCGGCGCCGCCTCGCGGCCTCCCACGACCTCTTCATCGCCGACCGCGCCATCCTCCCGCTGCTGCCGCGCGTTCTCGGGAAGGCTTTCTACTCCACCAAGAAGGCTCCGATCGGAGTCGATTTCACCCGCGTCGGGTGGCCGGAGCAGGTCCGCAAGGTGCTCGGCTCCGCTTTTCTGTACCTGCGGTCAGGGACCTGCTCGGGGATCAAGGTGGGGAGGCTGGacatggaggaagaggagatcgTGGAGAATGTGATGGCCGCAGTGGTGGCGGCT AAGAGAGCCGCGAACCGGCTGGTGGTAGAGGAGGCCACCACCGACGAAAACTCCGTCTGCAACCTCCACCCTGCAACCATGGAGGAGCTCTCCATCTTCTCCGGCGACATCATCCTGCTCAAGGGGAAGCGCCGCCGCGACACGATCTGCATGGCCGTGCCGGACGAGGAGTGCGGCGAGAACAAGATTAGGATCAACAAGGTGGTCCGCTCCAACCTCCGGGTGCGCCTCGCCGACGTCGTGTCCGTGCACCAGTGCCATGACGCCAGGTACGGGGCGGCCGTCCACGTCCTCCCCCTCGACGATACCGTCGAGGGCATCACGGGGGACCTCGTCCAGGCCTACCTCAAGCCCTACTTCGACGACGCGTACCGCCCCGTCCGCAAGGGCGACCTCTTCCTCGTGCGCGGCGGCATGAGGAGCGTCGACTTTAAGGTCGTCGACATCAAGCCCGCCGCCGAGTACTGCATCGTCGCGAACAACACCGAGATCGTCTGCGAGGGCGAGCCCGTCAAGCGCGAGGACGAGGAGAGGCTCGACGACGTCGGCTACGATGACGTCGGCGGGATGCGGAAGCAGCTGGCGCAGATCAGGGAGCTGGTCGAGCTGCCACTTCGTCACCCGCAGCTGTTCAAGTCGATCGGCGTCAAGCCTCCCAAGGGCATCCTTCTCTACGGCCCGCCCGGCTCCGGCAAGACCTTGATCGCCCGTGTGGTGGCGAACGAGACCggggccttcttcttctgcatAAACGGTCCCGAGATCATGTCCAAGATGGCCGGCGAGAGCGAGAGCAACCTCAGGAAGGCGTTCGAGGAGGCCGAGAAGAACGCTCCGTCCATCGTCTTCATCGACGAGATCGACTCCATCGCGCCCAACAGGGACAAGACCCACGGCGAGGTCGAGAGACGCATCGTCTCCCAGCTGCTGACGCTCATGGACGGCCTCAAGGCGCGGGCGCACGTCATCGTCATGGGCGCCACCAACCGCCCCAACAGCATCGACCCCGCCCTCAGGCGGTTCGGCAGGTTCGACCGCGAGATCGACATCGGCGTGCCGGACGAGGTCGGCCGCCTTGAGGTGCTGCGCATCCACACCAGGAACATGAAGCTCACCGAGAACGTCGACCTCGAGGTCGTCGCCAAGGACACGCACGGCTACGTcggcgccgacctcgccgccctgTGCACCGAGGCCGCCCTGCAGTGCATCAGGGAGAAGATGGacgtgatcgacctcgacgacgaGACGATCGACGCGGAGATTCTCAATTCGATGGCCATCACCAACGACCACCTCAAGACTGCCCTCGCCGGCACCAACCCGTCGGCTCTACGCGAGACCATGGTCGAGGTGCCCAACGTCAGCTGGGCGGACATTGGCGGCCTCGAGGGCGTCAAGCGGGAGCTTCAAGAGACCGTGCAGTACCCCGTGGAGCACCCGGACAAGTTCGAGATGTTCGGCATGTCCCCTTCCAAGGGCGTGCTCTTCTACGGGCCCCCCGGCTGCGGCAAGACGCTGCTGGCCAAGGCGATCGCCAACGAGTGCCAGGCCAACTTCATCAGCGTCAAGGGCCCCGAGCTGCTGACCAAGTGGTTCGGCGAGAGCGAGGCCAACGTGCGCGAGATCTTCGACAAGGCGCGCCAGTCCGCGCCGTGCGTCCTCTTCTTCGACGAGCTCGACTCGATAGCGACACAGAGGGGCGGCAGCGtgggcgacgccggcggcgccggggacaGGGTCCTCAACCAGATGCTCACGGAGATGGACGGCATGAACGCCAAGAAGACGGTGTTCGTCATCGGCGCCACCAACCGGCCGGACATCATCGACCCGGCGctgctccgccccggccgcctcGACCAGCTCATCTACATCCCGCTGCCGGACGAGGCATCGCGGCACCAGATATTCAAGGCGTGCCTGAGGAAGTCCCCCGTCGCCAAGGACGTCGACCTCGGCGCGCTGGCCAAGTTCACGGCGGGCTTCAGCGGCGCCGACATCACGGAGATTTGCCAGAGGGCGTGCAAGTACGCCATCCGCGAGGACATCGAGAAGGAGATCGAGCGGGAGAGGCAGGCCAGGCCGGAGGACATGGCGGTGGACGGcgccgaggacgaggagccGGCGCAGATCAAGGCCGTCCACTTTGAGGAGTCGATGAGGTTCGCGCGGAGGAGCGTCAGCGATGCGGACGTCCGCAAGTACCAGGCGTTCGCGCAGACGTTGCAACAGTCGCGGGGATTCGGTAGCGAGTTCCGCTTCTCCAAGCAGCCCCAGGCTGCGGAGGCTGCTGCGACGGCCGACGCTGACGCCGAGGATGACCTTTACAGCTAA
- the LOC101759068 gene encoding zinc finger protein GLI1 isoform X1, giving the protein MRIRRYAARLLSSSSTGGATTAAPSSPPPPPAASWLHAAADDCCAFCDLNRSGPQEGPDAIKHKGHIAGWVPESDVRGDGRVRQAQHLTSPEGLQFKKCKTDHGRNVNKTSVGLRAPRGFSGVSEAGAEPAVKPGPLVVNDAAIGQEVKCKFSLMSDAAKPEVTGGDSLVNGSTTELDVLKDAPFANEAVHDPEVTDKVSTETKAATVTSIAPEVAGMPSRKAVTDPGVTVTMLRTGSLSTEGADGPEVTGAASIMHETTKLESAGEDYIASKPAAEPEDSSRASSNVDATAALDKSQLHSCNPNIGNVQLGNAGETVASAVQPSGCDAAKVGSSVNSTSNGPVGAKGPTVEGGMPNDRSVTPRVSYVFDIVARSIGTSGRTDIICYARRRGKRKLELLKVKMENIELEDGVVCEEGTLERTGRCESVLSNAGSVDVKLADIKKELMDDSAASKVKKTKKNRFECNIDYCQMTFKTKTELSVHKKNMCTVKSCSRQFRSHRYLRRHQSVHNDDMPYKCPWDGCGMAFKWSWDRTEHFKVHAGVKPYKCTTPGCNKIYKFVSDFTRHRRRCKPQR; this is encoded by the exons ATGCGCATCCGCCGCTACGCCgcgcgcctcctctcctcctcctccacgggcggcgccaccaccgccgccccctcctcgccgccgccgccgcctgccgcgtcatggctccacgccgccgccgacgactgctgcgccttctgcgaCCTCAACCGCTCCGGCCCGCAG GAGGGTCCGGACGCCATCAAGCACAAAGGGCACATTGCCGGCTGGGTGCCGGAATCCGATGTCAGGGGCGATGGGCGCGTCCGCCAAGCTCAACACCTGACTTCTCCGGAAGGTTTGCAAT TTAAGAAATGCAAGACTGATCATGGACGCAATGTAAATAAAACTTCTGTGGGGCTGCGAGCACCAAGGGGCTTTTCTGGGGTTAGTGAAGCTGGTGCTGAGCCTGCAGTCAAGCCTGGACCTTTGGTTGTAAATGATGCTGCTATTGGACAGGAAGTTAAATGTAAATTTTCTCTTATGAGTGATGCCGCCAAGCCAGAGGTTACAGGGGGAGATTCTCTCGTGAATGGATCGACCACTGAATTAGACGTTTTGAAGGATGCCCCATTTGCTAATGAAGCGGTCCATGATCCAGAAGTCACAGATAAAGTTTCTACTGAGACTAAAGCTGCCACTGTTACAAGCATTGCACCAGAAGTTGCAGGGATGCCTTCTCGCAAAGCTGTTACTGATCCAGGAGTTACAGTCACCATGCTCAGGACAGGTTCCCTAAGTACTGAAGGTGCCGATGGACCAGAAGTTACAGGGGCAGCTTCTATCATGCATGAAACCACTAAACTGGAATCTGCAGGGGAGGATTATATTGCTAGCAAACCTGCTGCAGAACCTGAAGATTCCAGCAGAGCTTCTTCCAATGTAGATGCTACTGCTGCTTTAGATAAGTCACAGCTGCATAGTTGTAATCCAAACATAGGCAACGTGCAGCTTGGAAATGCTGGAGAGACTGTTGCAAGTGCAGTGCAACCTTCTGGATGTGATGCTGCAAAAGTTGGCAGTTCTGTGAATTCCACAAGCAATGGTCCAGTTGGAGCCAAAGGTCCAACTGTTGAGGGAGGAATGCCAAATGATAGATCTGTTACACCCAGAGTTTCATATGTATTTGACATAGTGGCTCGAAGCATCGGTACTTCAGGCAGAACAGATATTATTTGTTATGCTAGGCGGAGAGGTAAGAGGAAGCTGGAGTTGCTGAAGGTAAAGATGGAAAATATTGAATTGGAAGACGGTGTTGTATGCGAGGAAGGGACACTGGAGAGAACTGGTCGCTGTGAGAGTGTCTTGTCCAATGCTGGATCCGTAGATGTTAAACTTGCCGACATAAAGAAGGAACTTATGGATGATTCAGCTGCAAGCAAGGTTAAAAAGACGAAGAAAAACAGATTTGAATGTAATATTGATTATTGCCAGATGACATTCAAGACAAAAACTGAGCTTTCTGTTCACAAGAAGAACATGTGCACTGTCAAGTCATGCAGCAGACAGTTCAGATCCCACAGGTACCTGAGACGCCACCAGAGTGTTCACAATGATGATATGCCTTACAAGTGCCCATGGGATGGTTGTGGTATGGCTTTCAAGTGGTCATGGGATCGGACTGAGCATTTCAAGGTCCATGCTGGGGTGAAGCCTTATAAATGCACGACTCCTGGGTGCAACAAAATATATAAGTTTGTTTCAGACTTCACCCGGCACAGGAGGAGGTGCAAACCTCAGAGGTAA
- the LOC101759068 gene encoding zinc finger protein GLI1 isoform X2: protein MRIRRYAARLLSSSSTGGATTAAPSSPPPPPAASWLHAAADDCCAFCDLNRSGPQEGPDAIKHKGHIAGWVPESDVRGDGRVRQAQHLTSPEVKKCKTDHGRNVNKTSVGLRAPRGFSGVSEAGAEPAVKPGPLVVNDAAIGQEVKCKFSLMSDAAKPEVTGGDSLVNGSTTELDVLKDAPFANEAVHDPEVTDKVSTETKAATVTSIAPEVAGMPSRKAVTDPGVTVTMLRTGSLSTEGADGPEVTGAASIMHETTKLESAGEDYIASKPAAEPEDSSRASSNVDATAALDKSQLHSCNPNIGNVQLGNAGETVASAVQPSGCDAAKVGSSVNSTSNGPVGAKGPTVEGGMPNDRSVTPRVSYVFDIVARSIGTSGRTDIICYARRRGKRKLELLKVKMENIELEDGVVCEEGTLERTGRCESVLSNAGSVDVKLADIKKELMDDSAASKVKKTKKNRFECNIDYCQMTFKTKTELSVHKKNMCTVKSCSRQFRSHRYLRRHQSVHNDDMPYKCPWDGCGMAFKWSWDRTEHFKVHAGVKPYKCTTPGCNKIYKFVSDFTRHRRRCKPQR, encoded by the exons ATGCGCATCCGCCGCTACGCCgcgcgcctcctctcctcctcctccacgggcggcgccaccaccgccgccccctcctcgccgccgccgccgcctgccgcgtcatggctccacgccgccgccgacgactgctgcgccttctgcgaCCTCAACCGCTCCGGCCCGCAG GAGGGTCCGGACGCCATCAAGCACAAAGGGCACATTGCCGGCTGGGTGCCGGAATCCGATGTCAGGGGCGATGGGCGCGTCCGCCAAGCTCAACACCTGACTTCTCCGGAAG TTAAGAAATGCAAGACTGATCATGGACGCAATGTAAATAAAACTTCTGTGGGGCTGCGAGCACCAAGGGGCTTTTCTGGGGTTAGTGAAGCTGGTGCTGAGCCTGCAGTCAAGCCTGGACCTTTGGTTGTAAATGATGCTGCTATTGGACAGGAAGTTAAATGTAAATTTTCTCTTATGAGTGATGCCGCCAAGCCAGAGGTTACAGGGGGAGATTCTCTCGTGAATGGATCGACCACTGAATTAGACGTTTTGAAGGATGCCCCATTTGCTAATGAAGCGGTCCATGATCCAGAAGTCACAGATAAAGTTTCTACTGAGACTAAAGCTGCCACTGTTACAAGCATTGCACCAGAAGTTGCAGGGATGCCTTCTCGCAAAGCTGTTACTGATCCAGGAGTTACAGTCACCATGCTCAGGACAGGTTCCCTAAGTACTGAAGGTGCCGATGGACCAGAAGTTACAGGGGCAGCTTCTATCATGCATGAAACCACTAAACTGGAATCTGCAGGGGAGGATTATATTGCTAGCAAACCTGCTGCAGAACCTGAAGATTCCAGCAGAGCTTCTTCCAATGTAGATGCTACTGCTGCTTTAGATAAGTCACAGCTGCATAGTTGTAATCCAAACATAGGCAACGTGCAGCTTGGAAATGCTGGAGAGACTGTTGCAAGTGCAGTGCAACCTTCTGGATGTGATGCTGCAAAAGTTGGCAGTTCTGTGAATTCCACAAGCAATGGTCCAGTTGGAGCCAAAGGTCCAACTGTTGAGGGAGGAATGCCAAATGATAGATCTGTTACACCCAGAGTTTCATATGTATTTGACATAGTGGCTCGAAGCATCGGTACTTCAGGCAGAACAGATATTATTTGTTATGCTAGGCGGAGAGGTAAGAGGAAGCTGGAGTTGCTGAAGGTAAAGATGGAAAATATTGAATTGGAAGACGGTGTTGTATGCGAGGAAGGGACACTGGAGAGAACTGGTCGCTGTGAGAGTGTCTTGTCCAATGCTGGATCCGTAGATGTTAAACTTGCCGACATAAAGAAGGAACTTATGGATGATTCAGCTGCAAGCAAGGTTAAAAAGACGAAGAAAAACAGATTTGAATGTAATATTGATTATTGCCAGATGACATTCAAGACAAAAACTGAGCTTTCTGTTCACAAGAAGAACATGTGCACTGTCAAGTCATGCAGCAGACAGTTCAGATCCCACAGGTACCTGAGACGCCACCAGAGTGTTCACAATGATGATATGCCTTACAAGTGCCCATGGGATGGTTGTGGTATGGCTTTCAAGTGGTCATGGGATCGGACTGAGCATTTCAAGGTCCATGCTGGGGTGAAGCCTTATAAATGCACGACTCCTGGGTGCAACAAAATATATAAGTTTGTTTCAGACTTCACCCGGCACAGGAGGAGGTGCAAACCTCAGAGGTAA
- the LOC101759732 gene encoding calmodulin-binding receptor-like cytoplasmic kinase 2: MRSASGGASPWRRSDPGGSGELSRVSVATTASSAPEGSVSGGGRGLSFLDAFRSCFVPPEARSPETSMSDDFHPSHQLSQSVSSQGSNSGSTFGSKRSIKGMYSPMHRNSLEREMPGSTKFSLAQIQKATKNFSPNLKIGQGGSGTVYKGQLADGTLVAVKRAKKNVYDKHMGREFWNEIETLQRIEHLNLVRFHGYLEFGGEQLIIVEYVPNGNLREHLDCVNGKVLEFSMRLEIAIDVAHAITYLHTYSDHPVIHRDIKSSNILLMNNFRAKVADFGFAKLAPTDSSHVSTQVKGTAGYLDPEYLRTYQLNEKSDVYSFGVLLVELVTGRRPIEPKRSIIERVTAKWAMEKFVEGNAIQTLDSNLEANNAINLAVEKMFELALQCLAPTKRNRPSMRRCAEILWSIRKDYRELVVPTSAMH, from the exons ATGAGGAGCGCCAGCGGGGGTGCATCGCCCTGGAGGCGGAGCGaccccggcggcagcggcgagctgTCCCGCGTCTCCGTCGCAACCACGGCATCCTCCGCCCCCGAGGGTTCCGTGagcggtggcgggcgcgggcTCTCCTTCCTCGACGCCTTCCGCTCCTGCTTCGTGCCCCCGGAGGCGCGCTCGCCGGAGACCTCCATGTCCGACGACTTCCACCCCTCCCACCAAC TTTCACAGTCGGTGAGCTCACAAGGTTCTAACAGTGGGAGCACTTTTGGGAGCAAGCGATCAATTAAAGGAATGTATAGTCCCATGCACAGGAATTCTTTAGAAAGGGAGATGCCTGGCAGCACAAAATTCTCCTTGGCGCAGATCCAGAAAGCAACCAAGAACTTCTCACCAAACTTGAAGATTGGGCAGGGTGGTTCTGGGACTGTATACAAGGGCCAGCTTGCTGATGGTACTCTCGTCGCCGTCAAACGGGCCAAAAAG AATGTTTATGACAAGCATATGGGTCGTGAGTTCTGGAACGAGATTGAGACATTGCAACGCATTGAGCACCTGAATTTGGTTAGGTTTCATGGGTACCTAGAGTTTGGTGGCGAGCAGTTGATAATTGTGGAGTATGTTCCCAATGGGAATCTTCGAGAGCACCTTGACT GTGTAAATGGTAAAGTATTAGAATTCTCAATGAGATTGGAAATTGCAATTGATGTGGCTCATGCTATTACATATCTTCATACATACTCAG ATCATCCAGTCATCCACAGGGACATCAAATCCTCAAACATTCTTCTAATGAACAATTTTCGAGCAAAGGTTGCTGACTTTGGGTTTGCCAAACTGGCTCCAACTGACTCTAGCCATGTCTCTACTCAAGTCAAAGGTACAGCAGGCTATCTTGATCCAGAATATCTCAGAACATACCAGCTCAATGAGAAGAGTGATGTCTACTCCTTTGGAGTCCTACTGGTGGAGTTGGTTACTGGAAGGCGCCCTATAGAGCCAAAGAGGTCAATCATTGAGCGTGTTACCGCAAAATGG GCAATGGAGAAATTTGTGGAGGGCAATGCTATTCAAACACTGGATTCGAATCTGGAAGCAAACAACGCGATCAATCTGGCAGTCGAGAAGATGTTCGAGCTCGCTCTGCAATGCTTAGCTCCAACAAAGAGGAACCGACCGAGCATGAGGCGATGCGCGGAGATTCTATGGAGCATACGTAAAGATTACAGGGAGTTAGTTGTACCCACCTCGGCCATGCACTGA